One genomic window of Dama dama isolate Ldn47 chromosome 7, ASM3311817v1, whole genome shotgun sequence includes the following:
- the TFEB gene encoding transcription factor EB: protein MASRIGLRMQLMREQAQQEEQRERMQQQAVMHYMQQQQQQQQLGGPPTTAINTPVHFQSPPPVPGEVLKVQSYLENPTSYHLQQSRDQKVREYLSETYGNKFAAHISPAQGSPKPLPAASPGVRSAHVLSSSAGNSAPNSPMAMLHIGSNPEREFDVIDNIMCLDDVLGFINPETQMPNTLPLSSSHLNVYSGDPQVTASLVGVTSSSCPADLTQKRELTDAESRALAKERQKKDNHNLIERRRRFNINDRIKELGMLIPKANDLDVRWNKGTILKASVDYIRRMQKDLQKSRELENHSRRLEMTNKQLWLRIQELEMQARVHGLPTTSPSGMNMAELAQQVVKQELPSEEGPGEALLLGAEVPDPEPLPALPPQAPLPPPAQPPQPPSPFHHLDFSHNLSFGGGGNEGPPGYPEPLGPEHASPFPDLSKKDLDLMLLDDSLLPLASDPLFSTMSPEASKASSRRSSFSMEEGDVL, encoded by the exons ATGGCGTCGCGGATCGGGCTGCGCATGCAGCTCATGCGGGAGCAGGCGCAGCAGGAGGAGCAGCGGGAGCGCATGCAGCAGCAGGCCGTCATGCACTacatgcagcagcagcagcagcagcagcagctggggggGCCGCCCACCACGGCCATCAACACCCCCGTCCACTTCCAGTCTCCGCCGCCCGTGCCCGGGGAGGTGCTGAAG GTGCAGTcctacctggagaaccccacctCCTACCACCTGCAGCAGTCCCGGGACCAGAAGGTGCGGGAGTACTTGTCTGAGACCTACGGGAACAAGTTTGCCGCCCACATCAGCCCCGCCCAGGGCTCCCCAAAGCCCCTGCCAGCCGCCTCCCCAGGCGTGCGGTCCGCACACGTGTTGTCGTCCTCAGCCGGCAACAGTGCTCCCAACAGCCCCATGGCCATGCTGCACATCGGCTCCAACCCCGAGCGGGAG tttgATGTCATTGACAACATTATGTGTCTGGACGATGTCCTGGGCTTCATCAATCCTGAAACTCAGATGCCCAACACG CTGCCCCTGTCCAGCAGTCACCTGAATGTGTACAGTGGGGACCCCCAGGTCACCGCCTCCCTGGTGGGCGTCACCAGCAGCTCCTGCCCAGCTGACCTGACGCAGAAGCGTGAACTCACAG ATGCTGAGAGCCGAGCCCTGGCCAAGGAGCGGCAGAAGAAAGACAATCACAACCTCA TTGAGAGGCGACGGAGGTTCAACATCAATGACCGCATCAAGGAGCTGGGCATGCTGATCCCCAAGGCCAATGACTT GGACGTGCGCTGGAACAAGGGCACCATCCTCAAGGCCTCTGTCGACTACATCCGGAGGATGCAGAAGGACTTGCAGAAGTCCCGGGAGCTGGAGAACCATTCTCGGCGCCTGGAGATGACCAACAAGCAGCTCTGGCTCCGTATCCAG GAGCTGGAGATGCAGGCTCGGGTGCACGGCCTGCCCACCACCTCGCCCTCCGGCATGAACATGGCCGAGCTGGCCCAGCAGGTGGTGAAGCAGGAGCTGCCCAGTGAGGAGGGCCCGGGGGAGGCCCTGCTATTGGGGGCCGAGGTCCCCGACCCCGAGCCACTGCCGGCCCTGCCCCCCCAGGCCCCGCTGCCCCCTCCAGCCCAGCCGCCCCAGCCACCGTCCCCATTCCACCACCTGGACTTCAGCCACAACCTGAGCTTTGGGGGCGGGGGCAACGAAGGGCCCCCGGGCTACCCCGAACCTCTGGGGCCAGAGCATGCCTCCCCGTTCCCCGATCTGTCCAAGAAAGATCTGGACCTCATGCTCCTAGACGACTCCCTGCTCCCGCTGGCCTCCGACCCCCTCTTCTCCACCATGTCCCCTGAGGCCTCCAAGGCCAGCAGCCGCAGGAGCAGCTTCAGCATGGAGGAGGGCGACGTGCTGTGA